Proteins from one Triticum aestivum cultivar Chinese Spring chromosome 7A, IWGSC CS RefSeq v2.1, whole genome shotgun sequence genomic window:
- the LOC123150247 gene encoding protein kinase G11A yields MTSKTMPQTIPTIPNTEEKKQCSQNDSSLDLTSSSKPSTGLPRKLPESAIPSSPNKEVQSNDQKPSHKLHESVDVTSSKVPADDEKDTVENGNTDGNVKSDSTVDKDHGAASASGSARLTGRSETGERGISSRCRPSTGSDVSEESACSSFSSTSKPHKANDSRWEAIQMIRTRDGILGLSHFKLLKKLGCGDIGSVYLSELTGTKSYFAMKVMDKASLTGRKKLLRAQTEKEILQCLDHPFLPTLYTHFETDKFSCLVMEFCPGGDLHTLRQKQRGKYFPEQAVKFYVAEILLAMEYLHMLGIIYRDLKPENILVRDDGHIMLSDFDLSLRCTVSPTLIRSSNPETEALRKSSQAYCVQPACAEPSCMIQPSCTAPTTCFGPRFFSKSKKDRKPKPEVVNQVRPWPELMAEPSDARSMSFVGTHEYLAPEIIKGEGHGSAVDWWTFGIFLYELLFGKTPFKGSGNRATLFNVIGQPLRFPEYPFVSFSARDLIRGLLVKEPQQRLGCKRGATEIKQHPFFEGVNWALIRCASPPEVPKPVEIERQTTKLPVSTSEASAAPTGASQKGSDNYLEFDFF; encoded by the exons ATGACTTCCAAGACAATGCCCCAAACCATCCCAACAATCCCCAACACTGAAGAAAAGAAGCAGTGTTCTCAGAATGATTCCTCTCTGGATCTCACCAGTTCGAGTAAACCCAGTACAGGCTTGCCAAGAAAATTGCCCGAATCGGCTATCCCGAGCAGTCCAAACAAAGAAGTCCAGTCCAATGACCAGAAACCATCTCACAAGCTACATGAGTCCGTTGATGTTACATCCAGCAAGGTTCCTGCAGATGATGAGAAGGATACAGTGGAAAATGGAAACACAGATGGAAACGTGAAATCAGACTCGACGGTAGATAAGGATCATGGTGCAGCTAGTGCAAGTGGAAGTGCCAGGTTGACAGGAAGGTCTGAGACTGGAGAAAGAGGTATTAGTAGCCGATGCAGGCCGAGCACAGGCAGTGATGTCAGCGAGGAAAGCGCGTGCAGCAGTTTTAGTAGCACCAGCAAGCCTCACAAGGCAAATGATTCACGGTGGGAGGCAATCCAGATGATCAGGACTAGAGATGGGATTCTTGGCCTCAGCCATTTTAAGCTATTGAAGAAGCTAGGTTGTGGTGACATCGGCAGTGTGTATCTTTCAGAGTTGACTGGAACCAAGAGCTATTTTGCAATGAAGGTTATGGACAAGGCATCACTCACAGGCCGTAAGAAGTTGCTTCGAGCCCAGACTGAGAAGGAAATCTTACAGTGCTTGGATCATCCTTTTCTTCCAACACTGTACACACACTTTGAGACTGACAAGTTCTCATGTCTGGTTATGGAGTTTTGCCCTGGGGGAGACTTGCATACACTTCGACAGAAACAGCGTGGCAAGTATTTTCCAGAACAAGCTGTCAA ATTCTATGTAGCAGAAATCCTCCTTGCTATGGAGTACTTGCACATGCTCGGTATCATATATCGTGATCTGAAGCCTGAAAACATTCTTGTCCGTGATGACGGGCACATCATGCTATCCGACTTCGACCTCTCCCTTCGCTGTACAGTTAGCCCGACTTTAATCAGGTCATCCAATCCCGAAACAGAAGCACTTCGGAAGAGCAGCCAAGCCTACTGTGTTCAACCAGCTTGTGCAGAGCCATCCTGCATGATACAGCCATCGTGCACAGCTCCCACAACATGCTTTGGCCCTCGGTTCTTCTCGAAGTCGAAGAAAGATCGAAAGCCAAAGCCTGAAGTTGTCAACCAGGTCCGTCCATGGCCCGAGCTCATGGCAGAACCTAGTGATGCGCGATCAATGTCATTTGTTGGCACACATGAGTATTTGGCCCCTGAGATTATCAAAGGTGAGGGCCACGGCAGTGCTGTTGACTGGTGGACCTTTGGTATATTCTTATACGAGCTTCTGTTCGGCAAAACACCTTTCAAAGGTTCAGGTAACCGAGCGACTCTGTTCAATGTCATCGGTCAGCCGTTGCGTTTCCCAGAATACCCATTTGTGAGCTTCTCAGCAAGAGATTTAATAAGGGGCCTACTTGTTAAGGAGCCCCAACAACGATTGGGTTGTAAGCGTGGCGCCACCGAGATAAAACAGCATCCATTTTTTGAGGGTGTGAATTGGGCGTTGATACGCTGTGCGAGCCCTCCAGAGGTTCCGAAGCCTGTTGAGATTGAGAGGCAGACTACAAAGCTGCCAGTGTCAACATCTGAGGCTAGTGCAGCACCTACTGGTGCATCCCAGAAAGGCTCGGATAACTATTTAGAGTTTGATTTCTTTTAG